A window of the Arachis duranensis cultivar V14167 chromosome 5, aradu.V14167.gnm2.J7QH, whole genome shotgun sequence genome harbors these coding sequences:
- the LOC107488015 gene encoding 3-epi-6-deoxocathasterone 23-monooxygenase CYP90C1, with protein MNPKPPRVTAYDLVVGIYSQREHHKQDMAWMIVTGVIICFITSLCWWLLRENNKKKKKKVVRKGKVPEGRWGWPIIGETLDFIASGYTSQPQPLTFLEKRKSMYGNVFKTSILGSSVIVSTEVEVNKVVLMNQGNMFVPAYPKSIRELMGEHSILHMNGTLHRKMHALIGGFLRSPHLKARITTDIERAVKQCLATWTSHQSIYVQDQVKMITFSVLVKVLMSVGAGEELKLLKKEFEEFIKGLICLPLKFPGTRLYKSLKAKERMVKIVKRIIEERKKKKKEKVSNEEEKDVVDVVLGNEWNPELTMEMMSSNIIEMMIPGEETLPTAMTIALFFLSNSPLALSKLREENMQLKRQKSSSPNSSDEYAWTDYMSLQFTQNVISETLRMANIVNGIWRKAVKDVEIKGYLIPKGWCVMASLTSVHLDSNNYENPFKFDPWRWEKIGAAASNNCFTPFGGGQRLCPGLELSRLELSIFLHHLVTTYRWVAETDEIIYFPTVKMKRKLPISVEPINA; from the exons ATGAACCCAAAACCGCCACGAGTCACTGCTTATGACTTGGTGGTTGGTATATATAGCCAGAGAGAGCATCACAAACAAGACATGGCATGGATGATTGTGACGGGAGTAATAATCTGCTTCATCACGAGTCTTTGTTGGTGGCTTCTCCGTGAAaataacaagaagaagaagaagaaggtggtgAGAAAGGGGAAGGTTCCAGAAGGGCGGTGGGGTTGGCCTATAATCGGAGAGACCCTTGATTTCATTGCCTCTGGCTACACTTCTCAACCTCAACCTCTCACCTTCTTGGAAAAGCGCAAGTCCAT GTATGGGAATGTGTTCAAGACGAGCATATTGGGAAGCAGTGTGATAGTGTCGACGGAGGTGGAGGTGAACAAGGTGGTTCTGATGAACCAAGGGAACATGTTCGTCCCTGCTTATCCCAAATCAATAAGGGAACTCATGGGGGAACACTCCATACTCCACATGAATGGCACCCTCCACAGGAAGATGCATGCACTCATCGGAGGCTTCCTCCGATCCCCGCACCTCAAGGCTCGAATCACCACTGACATTGAACGCGCTGTCAAACAATGCTTGGCCACTTGGACCTCGCACCAATCAATATACGTTCAAGATCAAGTCAAAATG ATTACGTTTAGTGTATTGGTTAAAGTTTTGATGAGCGTTGGTGCTGGTGAAGAGCTCAAGTTGTTGAAGAAAGAATTTGAAGAGTTCATCAAAGGGTTAATTTGCTTGCCCCTCAAGTTTCCAGGAACAAGGCTATACAAATCCTTGaag gCGAAAGAAAGGATGGTGAAGATTGTGAAGAGGATAATAGaggagaggaaaaagaagaagaaggaaaaagttAGTAATGAAGAGGAGAAGGATGTGGTGGACGTGGTGTTAGGGAATGAGTGGAATCCGGAGCTGACGATGGAAATGATGAGCTCCAACATAATAGAGATGATGATACCTGGTGAAGAGACCCTTCCTACTGCCATGACCATcgctctcttcttcctttctaaCTCCCCTCTTGCTCTTTCCAAACTCCGA GAGGAGAACATGCAACTGAAGAGGCAGAAGAGTAGTAGTCCTAACTCTTCAGATGAATATGCATGGACTGATTACATGTCGCTGCAGTTTACTCAAAAT GTCATAAGTGAAACTCTTAGAATGGCCAATATTGTCAACGGCATTTGGAGAAAAGCAGTCAAAGACGTAGAAATTAAAG GGTACTTAATTCCTAAGGGATGGTGTGTTATGGCATCACTTACCTCTGTTCACTTAGACTCCAACAACTATGAAAACCCCTTTAAGTTTGATCCATGGAGATGGGAG AAAATTGGAGCTGCGGCTAGTAACAACTGTTTTACCCCATTTGGCGGTGGACAGAGATTATGCCCTGGGTTAGAACTCTCTAGGCTAGAGCTTTCTATTTTCCTTCACCATCTTGTCACTACTTACAG ATGGGTAGCTGAGACAGATGAAATAATATACTTTCCAACCGTCAAGATGAAAAGAAAGCTGCCAATTAGTGTAGAACCCATTAATGCATGA